From the Paludisphaera mucosa genome, one window contains:
- a CDS encoding DUF1552 domain-containing protein: MNRSRISRRALLRGAGAAVALPWMESMVAAGAPGGSATTGPRRMGFFYVPNGVHMKDWRPEAEGRDFQMPWILEPLAPLKQDLLVLTGLAQDNARAHGDGPGDHARSLSCFLTGVHPVKTDGANIQVGVSVDQVAARKLGDATRLPSLELGIERGGQSGNCDSGYSCAYSSNISWRSPTTPTAKEINPRLVFDRLFGNRGGTGTEAERRKRSLYDRSILDFVLEDAQSLRGRIGQTDRRKLDEYLTAVREIEQRIARADEADGGKSGLDVGAARPAGVPKEYAEHVRLMFDLIVLAFQTDTTRICTFMFGNEGSTRPYPFLEVPEGHHDLSHHGKDPKKLAKIRKINRFHMEEFARMLVRLKESREGERSVLDNSMIVYGSGISDGDRHNHDDLPVLLVGKGGGSLDTGRHVVYSPQPLNNLYLSMLDRMDVPCERLGDSTGRLEKLS, encoded by the coding sequence ATGAACCGATCCCGGATCTCTCGACGCGCCCTGCTGCGAGGCGCCGGCGCGGCCGTCGCGCTCCCCTGGATGGAGTCCATGGTCGCCGCGGGCGCCCCCGGCGGCTCGGCGACGACGGGGCCTCGCCGGATGGGCTTCTTCTACGTCCCCAACGGCGTGCACATGAAGGACTGGAGGCCCGAGGCGGAAGGTCGCGACTTCCAAATGCCCTGGATCCTCGAACCGCTGGCCCCGCTCAAGCAGGACTTGCTCGTCCTGACGGGGCTGGCCCAGGACAACGCCCGGGCGCACGGCGACGGGCCCGGCGACCACGCCCGTTCGCTCTCGTGCTTCCTGACCGGCGTCCATCCCGTGAAGACCGACGGCGCCAACATCCAGGTCGGCGTGTCGGTCGACCAGGTCGCCGCCCGCAAGCTCGGCGACGCCACGCGGCTCCCCTCGCTGGAGCTGGGCATCGAGCGCGGCGGGCAGTCGGGCAACTGCGATTCGGGATATAGCTGCGCCTATTCCTCCAACATCTCCTGGCGCTCGCCGACGACCCCGACGGCCAAGGAGATCAACCCGCGCCTCGTGTTCGACCGACTCTTCGGCAACCGCGGCGGGACGGGGACGGAGGCCGAGCGTCGCAAGCGCAGCCTCTACGACCGGAGCATCCTCGACTTCGTCCTCGAAGACGCCCAGTCGCTCCGCGGCCGGATCGGCCAGACCGATCGCCGCAAGCTCGACGAATATCTGACGGCCGTCCGCGAGATCGAGCAGCGCATCGCGCGGGCCGACGAGGCCGACGGCGGCAAGTCGGGCCTCGACGTCGGGGCCGCGCGGCCCGCGGGCGTCCCCAAGGAGTACGCCGAGCACGTCCGGCTGATGTTCGACCTGATCGTCCTGGCCTTCCAGACCGACACGACGCGGATCTGCACCTTCATGTTCGGCAACGAGGGGAGCACCCGCCCCTACCCGTTCCTGGAGGTTCCCGAAGGCCACCACGACCTCTCGCACCACGGCAAGGACCCCAAGAAGCTGGCCAAGATCCGCAAGATCAACCGCTTCCACATGGAAGAGTTCGCGAGGATGCTCGTTCGCCTCAAGGAGAGCCGCGAGGGCGAACGGTCGGTCCTCGACAACTCGATGATCGTTTACGGCAGCGGCATCTCCGACGGCGACCGCCACAACCACGACGACTTGCCCGTCCTGCTGGTCGGCAAGGGCGGTGGAAGCCTCGACACCGGCCGGCACGTCGTCTATTCGCCGCAGCCGCTCAACAACCTCTACCTCTCGATGCTCGACCGGATGGACGTCCCCTGCGAACGCCTCGGCGACAGCACGGGAAGGCTCGAAAAGCTGTCCTGA